One Candidatus Vicinibacter affinis DNA window includes the following coding sequences:
- a CDS encoding isoaspartyl peptidase/L-asparaginase translates to MLKHSIALHGGAGTILRSEMSPEKESQYLMALEEALETGFEILHKGGSALDAVEKSVSILEDCPLFNAGRGSVFTFDGKHEMDASIMDGCNLDGGAVAMLRNVKNPIHLARLVMDQSNHVFLAGEGAEEFAKSHQVEFKPSEYFYDEFRYQQWLSVKGSEEIMLDHISVKEHKFGTVGAVARDRHGNLAAATSTGGMTNKKFGRIGDTPMLGAGTYADNSSCAISCTGSGEYFIRINAAFHVHALMKYQRLNLQEACDKVVQDLLPSIGGDGGLIGVDHSGNVCLSFNTEGMYRALKDSDGNKEVLIYT, encoded by the coding sequence ATGCTTAAACATTCCATTGCTTTACACGGCGGAGCCGGAACCATCCTGAGATCAGAAATGTCTCCGGAAAAGGAAAGTCAGTATTTAATGGCTCTGGAAGAGGCGCTGGAAACCGGATTCGAAATTCTTCACAAAGGCGGCTCTGCTTTGGATGCGGTGGAGAAGTCAGTTAGCATTCTTGAGGATTGTCCATTGTTCAATGCCGGCCGTGGGTCCGTTTTTACCTTTGACGGGAAGCATGAAATGGATGCTTCCATTATGGATGGTTGTAATCTCGATGGTGGTGCGGTAGCGATGCTCAGAAATGTAAAAAATCCTATTCATCTGGCACGGCTGGTCATGGATCAAAGCAACCATGTTTTTCTTGCAGGAGAGGGTGCCGAAGAATTTGCCAAATCACATCAGGTGGAATTTAAACCTTCAGAATACTTTTACGATGAGTTTCGTTATCAACAATGGTTGTCCGTAAAAGGTAGTGAAGAAATCATGCTTGACCATATCTCTGTTAAGGAGCATAAGTTTGGTACAGTAGGTGCTGTAGCACGTGACCGGCACGGAAATCTTGCGGCCGCTACATCGACAGGAGGAATGACCAATAAGAAATTTGGCCGCATTGGAGATACCCCTATGCTCGGTGCAGGCACTTATGCAGATAATTCTTCTTGTGCCATCTCCTGTACCGGTTCAGGAGAATATTTCATTCGCATCAATGCGGCCTTTCATGTCCATGCATTGATGAAATATCAACGCCTGAATCTACAGGAAGCCTGCGACAAAGTAGTGCAGGACCTCCTTCCTTCGATTGGTGGAGATGGAGGTCTTATTGGTGTTGATCATTCAGGAAATGTATGCCTTAGTTTCAATACGGAGGGTATGTACAGAGCGTTAAAAGATTCGGACGGAAATAAAGAGGTGCTGATTTACACATAA
- a CDS encoding DUF1801 domain-containing protein, producing the protein MNTEIKTVDEYIASFPEEVREKLEKIRKIIKDHAPDAVENISYGMPAYKTNKKPLIYFAGFKHHIGLYATPSGHEAFKQQLSAYKQGKGSVQFPLDGPIPYDLIREIVAFRVNENNLQK; encoded by the coding sequence ATGAATACTGAAATAAAAACTGTGGATGAATACATAGCTAGTTTTCCGGAAGAAGTAAGAGAGAAATTGGAGAAGATCAGAAAGATCATTAAAGACCATGCACCGGATGCTGTGGAAAATATTTCTTATGGCATGCCGGCTTACAAGACCAACAAAAAACCATTGATTTATTTTGCCGGATTCAAGCATCACATTGGATTGTATGCGACGCCTTCCGGACATGAAGCATTCAAGCAGCAATTAAGTGCATATAAACAAGGGAAAGGTTCGGTCCAGTTTCCACTGGACGGTCCTATACCATATGACTTAATCCGGGAAATTGTTGCATTCAGGGTAAATGAAAACAATCTTCAGAAATAG
- a CDS encoding VOC family protein has translation MLTDIHPKLPMRNKAITKEFYLNKLKFQEFGDADHEGYLMVQRDRIQIHFFEFVELDPYINYGQIYIRTDEIEKLYQSLMDNGVKIHPQGSLQKKPWGQQEFSVLDPDHNLITFGQSI, from the coding sequence ATGCTCACAGACATCCATCCAAAATTACCCATGCGCAATAAAGCAATTACAAAGGAATTTTATTTAAACAAACTGAAATTCCAGGAATTTGGAGATGCTGATCATGAGGGTTACCTGATGGTACAGAGAGATAGAATTCAAATTCACTTTTTTGAATTTGTGGAACTAGACCCATATATAAATTACGGTCAAATTTATATCAGGACAGATGAAATTGAAAAACTATATCAATCATTGATGGACAACGGAGTGAAAATTCATCCACAGGGATCTTTGCAAAAGAAACCATGGGGCCAACAAGAATTTTCTGTACTCGATCCCGACCACAATTTAATTACATTTGGACAAAGTATTTGA
- a CDS encoding twin-arginine translocation signal domain-containing protein, giving the protein MNRRKFIKKSALAAAGTVGFPYLLPTGLLLPDSLR; this is encoded by the coding sequence ATGAACCGCAGAAAATTTATTAAAAAATCAGCCCTTGCGGCCGCTGGCACAGTAGGATTTCCCTATTTGCTGCCAACCGGATTGCTTTTGCCAGACAGCCTTCGTTGA